The region CAGTTCCGGGCGATTCGAACGATCCGGCGCTCACTGGTTCGAGCAGTCCTGCCGCGGCCGGCTCGAGCACGGCCACCGCGGAGCCGCCTCTGGTGCAGATCGAGGGCGTCAACAAGTGGTACGGCGACCTGCACGTCCTGCAGGACATCAACCTCGACATCCGCAAGGGCGAGGTGGTCGTGGTCGTCGGTCCCTCGGGCTCGGGCAAGTCCACGCTCTGCCGCTGCATCAACCGCCTGGAGACCATCCAGGAAGGCACCATCCGGATCGACGGCGTCCCCCTCCCCGAGGAGGGCAAGCAACTGGCGAAGCTGCGCGCCGAGGTCGGCATGGTGTTCCAGTCGTTCAACCTGTTTGCGCACAAGTCGATCAAGGACAACGTGACGCTCGGCCCGCTCAAGGTGCTCGGCAAGTCCAAGAGCGAGGCGGACGACGACGCGATGCGGCTTCTAGACCGCGTCGGCATTGGCAATCAGGCCGACAAGATGCCCGCTCAGCTCTCCGGCGGACAGCAGCAGCGTGTGGCGATCGCCCGTGCGCTGGCCATGCACCCGAAGGTGATGCTGTTCGACGAGCCGACGTCCGCCCTCGACCCCGAGATGGTCAACGAGGTCCTGGACGTCATCACCGACCTGGCCCGCGAGGGCATGACGATGGTAGTGGTGACCCACGAGATGGGGTTTGCCCGGAAGGTCGGTGACCGAGTGATCTTCATGGCCGACGGGGCGATCGTCGAGGAGGCGACCCCCGACGAGTTCTTCACCAACCCGCAGTCCGATCGTGCCAAGGACTTCCTCGGCAAGATCCTCAACCACTAGCCCTCAGCCATTAGCCCTCAACCACTGATCCTCAACCACTGAAACCTCGGCGAGCGCCGTGTCCCGGTCGCACCGGCCGGGTGTCCTGGAGAAAGAGAAGGTAGAGCGTAGATGCGTATCAAGTTCGCCGCGGTAGCTGCGGCATCGGCCCTGGCCCTGACGCTCAGCGGCTGTGGCAATGCAGAGTCCGAAGGTGGCGCTGATCCGACCGTCGAGTCCGAGGTCAGTTTCGAGGACGGCACCACCATGGCCACCCTCAACGAGGCCGACGCGATCAAGATCGGCGTCAAGTACGACCAGCCCGGCCTCGGGTACGTCGACCCGGCGCAGGGTGACGAGCCGCAGGGCTTCGACATCGAGATGGGCAAGATCATCGCGGCGAAGCTCGGCATCGAGGCCGACAAGATCGAGTGGGTCGAGACGGTCTCGAAGAACCGCGAGCCGTTCCTGCAGAACGGCACGGTCGACATCGTCATTGCCTCCTACTCCATCACCGACGAGCGCAAGCAGGTCGTCGGCCAGGCCGGCCCGTACTACGTCACCGGTCAGCAGCTGCTGGTTCGCGAGGACGACGACTCGATCAACGGCCCCGATGACCTCAGCGGGAAGTCCGTGTGCTCGGTGACCGGCTCGACGTCCATCAAGACGGTGCAGGAGAAGTACGGCGCGAACCCGAGCCCGGCTGCGACCTACTCCGAGTGCGTGCAGGCGCTGCTGAACAAGACGGTAGACGCGGTGACCACCGACGGTCCGATCCTGCTCGGTTACGCCGCGCAGGACCCGGGCAAGATGAAGGTCGTCGGCGACCCGTTCTCCGAGGAGCGTTACGGCATCGGCTACAAGCACGGTGACACCGCGATGTGCGAGTTCATCACCGAGACGATCAACGAGTCTTTCGAGGACGGCTCGTGGGAGAAGGCCTTCGACGACACGTTGGGCAAGGCGGACGTCGACGCGCCTGAGGCTCCCGAGACCGACTCCTGCTCCTAGTTCCCTCGGTGTCCGCGGCGGTGGCCTGATCTGCGCCACCGCCGCGGCCCGTCCGGCCGGTACGCCGCCCGCGGGTGGCGCACGGCGGCCAGTTCTTCTCAGCTGAAGGGCACTACTCACCGTGAACGTTCTAGCTGCCAGCGGTCTCGGCGTCCTGACCGACAACGCCGGCTCGCTGCTCCGTGGATTCTGGGAGACGATCCAGCTCACCTTCTGGGCGGGGTTGTACGCCTTCGTGCTCGGGCTGATCCTGGCCGCCTGCCGAGTGTCCCCGGTCCCGGTGCTGCGTGCCGTCGGTACGTCGTACGTCAACATCTTCCGCAACACTCCCCTGGTGCTGCTGTTCATCCTGTTCGTGTTCGGCATTCCGCAGCTGGGCATCATCGACCCGACCTGGACGTTCGTGTACGCCGTCGGGGCGCTCGGCACCTACACCGCGGCGTTCGTGTGCGAGGCGATTCGCTCGGGCATCAACTCCGTGCATCCCGGGCAGGCCGAGGCGGCCCGCTCGATCGGGCTGACCTTCTCGCAGAACCTGCGCCTGGTGATCCTCCCCCAGGCGATGCGCGCGGTCATTCCGCCGCTCGCCAGCGTCTTCATCGCGCTGGTGAAGAACTCCGCGATCGCCGAGGCCTTCTTCATCACCGAGGCGGCGTTCGTGATGGACAGCCTCGTGCGTGACTACCCGCAGGCGCTGTACTGGATCTTCTTCGGCACCGCCCTCGGCTACATCGTGATCGTCTTCTTTATCTCCGGTATCGCGCGATTGCTCGAGAAGCGGCTGGAGGTGGCCCGATGAGCGCCAACGTATTGTTCGATGCGCCGGGGCCCCGGGCGCGCCGCAACCAGCGGATCGCCGGCGTCATCACCGTGCTCGTGCTCGCCGGGATCCTCGGCTTCATCGCCTACCGGTTCGCGCAGACCGGGCAGTTCGAGTCGAAGATGTGGAGCCCGTTCACCAACCCGAACGTGATCCGAGCGCTCACCAACGGCTTGATCAACACGATCCTCGCGGCGGTGTTTGCGATCATCTTCGCGTTGATCTTCGGTGCGGTGTTCGGGGCGATGCGCCTGTCATCCGTCGCCCCGCTGCGGTGGATCGGAACGATCGTGGTGGAGTTCTTCCGCGCCGTACCGCTCGTGCTGCTGATCCTGTTCGTGTTCCTGGGCTTCCGCCAGGAGTTGCAGGCGGCGTCCGACACGATCGGGCTGACGAACCTGATGGACAATGCCGGGCTGGGCCGCAGCCAGGGTGCGCTGTTCGCGCTCGTCATCGGCCTGACGCTCTACAACGGGTCGGTGCTGGCGGAGATCTTCCGGGCCGGCGTGAACTCGGTGCCGAAGGGCCAGCGGGAGGCGGCGTACGCGATCGGGCTGACGCAGGGTCAGACGCTGTGGATGATCCTCGCGCCGCAGGCGGTCCGCACCATGCTGCCGGCGATCGTGAGCCAGAGCGTGGTGGCGCTGAAGGACACCTCGCTGGGCTTCATCGTCGCCTTCGGCGAGATCGTCCGCACCGGACAGCTGATCGCCGCCGACCCGGCGCGACGCAACTACATCCAGATGGCGATCGTCATCGGCGCGGTGTTCATCATCATCAACTATGCGCTGTCGAAGCTCGCCCAGTACCTCAGCGCCCGCCAGCGCAAGGTCAAGAAGCTGACGCCGATCAAGGCCGATCCCCTTCTGCCCCCGGACACCGCCATCGAGATCGAGACCGAGCGCCAGCTCAAGGATTGACGAGGAACCCGATACGTGTCGGCCTTCGGGCGCGAGAACTGATCAGCACGCGCCATGAGGACGAAGTCAGAAAGAATGACTACGCCTCAGGTCCCGTCGCGCATTGGGGCTGCTCGTCGTCGTGCAGGGCATCGAGAATGGGCATGACCTTGGGGTAATCCGGCTCTTCGCATTTGAGGATGTAGAGCTCGCCCGCGCGTCGCTGGCTGGGTGACGGTCGAGGTCTTCCGAAGATGGGAGTTCTCACCGCCCATCCGAAAGACCTCGACGTGCCTGACGCTGCTACCTTCGCCTACCCGCCCTGAGGACCTTCACCCGGCTGGACGCGCTCGGCCTGGAGGTGACCGCCCAGCTGCTCAAGCCCGACCGGGCGGTGCTCGCCTGCCGGGTGGACGACCCGGACGACTGGTGCCGCCGCTGCGGCTGCCAAGGCGTAGCCAGGGACACCGGCGTCCGCC is a window of Blastococcus sp. Marseille-P5729 DNA encoding:
- a CDS encoding amino acid ABC transporter ATP-binding protein, which produces MVQIEGVNKWYGDLHVLQDINLDIRKGEVVVVVGPSGSGKSTLCRCINRLETIQEGTIRIDGVPLPEEGKQLAKLRAEVGMVFQSFNLFAHKSIKDNVTLGPLKVLGKSKSEADDDAMRLLDRVGIGNQADKMPAQLSGGQQQRVAIARALAMHPKVMLFDEPTSALDPEMVNEVLDVITDLAREGMTMVVVTHEMGFARKVGDRVIFMADGAIVEEATPDEFFTNPQSDRAKDFLGKILNH
- a CDS encoding glutamate ABC transporter substrate-binding protein, which produces MRIKFAAVAAASALALTLSGCGNAESEGGADPTVESEVSFEDGTTMATLNEADAIKIGVKYDQPGLGYVDPAQGDEPQGFDIEMGKIIAAKLGIEADKIEWVETVSKNREPFLQNGTVDIVIASYSITDERKQVVGQAGPYYVTGQQLLVREDDDSINGPDDLSGKSVCSVTGSTSIKTVQEKYGANPSPAATYSECVQALLNKTVDAVTTDGPILLGYAAQDPGKMKVVGDPFSEERYGIGYKHGDTAMCEFITETINESFEDGSWEKAFDDTLGKADVDAPEAPETDSCS
- a CDS encoding amino acid ABC transporter permease; the protein is MNVLAASGLGVLTDNAGSLLRGFWETIQLTFWAGLYAFVLGLILAACRVSPVPVLRAVGTSYVNIFRNTPLVLLFILFVFGIPQLGIIDPTWTFVYAVGALGTYTAAFVCEAIRSGINSVHPGQAEAARSIGLTFSQNLRLVILPQAMRAVIPPLASVFIALVKNSAIAEAFFITEAAFVMDSLVRDYPQALYWIFFGTALGYIVIVFFISGIARLLEKRLEVAR
- a CDS encoding amino acid ABC transporter permease, which encodes MSANVLFDAPGPRARRNQRIAGVITVLVLAGILGFIAYRFAQTGQFESKMWSPFTNPNVIRALTNGLINTILAAVFAIIFALIFGAVFGAMRLSSVAPLRWIGTIVVEFFRAVPLVLLILFVFLGFRQELQAASDTIGLTNLMDNAGLGRSQGALFALVIGLTLYNGSVLAEIFRAGVNSVPKGQREAAYAIGLTQGQTLWMILAPQAVRTMLPAIVSQSVVALKDTSLGFIVAFGEIVRTGQLIAADPARRNYIQMAIVIGAVFIIINYALSKLAQYLSARQRKVKKLTPIKADPLLPPDTAIEIETERQLKD